One region of Arvicola amphibius chromosome 3, mArvAmp1.2, whole genome shotgun sequence genomic DNA includes:
- the Acat1 gene encoding acetyl-CoA acetyltransferase, mitochondrial, which translates to MASLSALRGGVRRSLLRGLLQEGRCLERSYASKPTLNEVVIVSAIRTPIGSFLGSLASQPATKLGSIAIQGAIEKAGIPKEEVKEAYMGNVIQGGEGQAPTRQAALGAGLPISTPCTTVNKVCASGMKAIMMASQNLMCGHQDVMVAGGMESMSNVPYVMSRGATPYGGVKLEDLIVKDGLTDVYNKIHMGNCAENTAKKLNIARGEQDAYAISSYTRSKEAWDAGKFGNEITPVTVSVKGKPDVVVKEDEEYKRVDFSKVPKLKTVFQKENGTVTAANASTLNDGAAAVVLMTAEAAKRLNVKPLARIAAFADAAVDPIDFPVAPAYAVPKVLKYSGLKKEDIAMWEVNEAFSVVVLANIKMLEIDPQKVNIHGGAVSLGHPIGMSGARIVVHLAHALKKGEFGLASICNGGGGASAVLIEKL; encoded by the exons ATGGCTTCCCTTTCGGCTCTGCGCGGCGGCGTCCGCCGGTCTCTGCTTCGCGGGCTGCTGCAG GAAGGAAGATGCCTGGAGCGAAGTTATGCATCCAAACCCACTTTGAAT GAAGTGGTTATAGTAAGTGCTATAAGAACTCCTATTGGATCCTTCCTGGGCAGCCTTGCCTCTCAGCCAGCCACTAAGCTTGGTTCTATTGCAATTCAGGGAGCTATTGAAAAGGCAG GGATCCCAAAAGAAGAAGTGAAGGAAGCCTACATGGGCAACGTCATCCAAGGGGGCGAAGGGCAGGCCCCCACAAGGCAAGCGGCATTGGGTGCAG GTTTACCGATTTCCACTCCATGCACCACGGTAAACAAGGTGTGCGCTTCAGGAATGAAAGCCATCATGATGGCCTCTCAAAATCTTATGTGCGGACATCAg GATGTGATGGTGGCAGGTGGGATGGAGAGTATGTCAAATGTCCCATATGTGATGAGCAGAGGAGCAACACCGTATGGCGGAGTAAAACTGGAAGACCTGATTGTGAAAGATGGGCTAACTGATGTCTACAATAAAATTCATATG GGTAACTGTGCTGAGAATACTGCAAAGAAGCTGAACATTGCACGAGGCGAACAGGATGCATACGCCATCAGCTCTTACACCAGGAGTAAGGAAGCCTGGGATGCAGGGAAGTTTGGAAATGAAATCACTCCTGTCACGGTCTCAGTAAAAG GTAAACCTGATGTGGTGGTGAAAGAAGATGAAGAGTACAAGCGTGTTGATTTCAGTAAAGTGCCAAAGCTGAAGACTGTGTTCCAGAAAGAAAACG gcACAGTAACAGCTGCCAATGCCAGCACACTGAACGATGGAGCAGCTGCTGTGGTTCTCATGACTGCAGAGGCCGCCAAGAGGCTCAACGTGAAGCCACTAGCACGAATCGCAG CATTTGCCGATGCTGCTGTAGATCCTATTGATTTTCCAGTTGCACCCGCATATGCTGTACCTAAG gttcttaaatattcaggattgaaaAAGGAAGACATTGCCATGTGGGAAGTAAATGAAGCATTCAGTGTGGTTGTACTGGCCAACATTAAAATGCTGGAGATTGATCCTCAAAAAGTGAATATCCATGGAGGAGCTGTTTCTCTGGGCCATCCAATCGG GATGTCTGGAGCCCGGATTGTCGTTCACTTGGCTCATGCCTTGAAGAAAGGAGAATTTGGTCTGGCCAGTATTTGCAATGGAGGAGGAGGTGCTTCTGCTGTGCTGATTGAGAAGCTGTAG